In the Rahnella sikkimica genome, TCGAAAAATGAACGGACACACACATGAAGAATAGCAACCGAAGTCCTTACACATTGCTTAGCGGGTTACTTTTCTGTTTTTTCTACACCTGGTCATCAGCCTTCTCGCTTATCTCACTGTGGTTAAGCCAGAAGATTGGCCTGCGGGGGGCTGATACCGGGCTGTTATTTTCTGCCATCGCCCTGACGGCGCTTTGCGCTCAGCCGTTGTACGGTTTTATTCAGGATAAGCTGGGTTTACGCAAGAACCTGCTCTGGGCAATTGGTTTTCTGTTGCTGCTCAGTGGCCCCTTTTTCATCTTTGTCTTTGCGCCGTTACTGCAGGCCAATATTTTTGCGGGAGCGGTAGCGGGCGGGCTCTATGTCGGTGCCACTTTTTTTGCCGGGATTGGGGCGCTGGAGTCGTATACCGAACGCGTCAGTCGCATTTTAGGTTTCGAGTTTGGCAAAGCCAGAATGTGGGGATCGCTGGGCTGGGCGGCGGCGACGTTCTTCTCCGGCATGCTCTTTAACATCAATCCAAACCTTAATTTCTGGATGGGATCCTGCTCCGCGTTGGTTTTCCTGCTGTTACTGTGGAGATTACGCGAAGTCAAAACCGATGCCCTGAGTCAGCTTGAGTACGGTAAACCCGGTAATCTGCGGTTTTCCGATGCCACCGACCTGTTCCGCCTCCCCCGCTTTTGGGCGCTGATCGTATTTGTCACCGGTGTCAGCGTTTATAACGTCTATGACCAGCAATTCCCGGTGTACTTCTCGTCACTCTTCTCTGACGTCAGAAACGGCAACGAGATGTACGGTTTCCTGAATTCCTTCCAGGTATTTCTGGAAGCGGGCGGGATGTTCCTCGCGCCGTTTGTGGTTAACAAGATTGGCGCTAAAAATGGCCTGTTGCTGAGCGGTCTGATTATGGCGCTGCGCGTCTTTGGTTCAGGGCTGGCCGCGGATGCCGTCACGATTTCCTGCATGAAACTGCTGCACGCCGTGGAGTTGCCGATTCTGCTGATCGCCATGTTTAAGTACATCACCACGCGCTTCGACCCGCGCCTGTCAGCCACGCTGTATCTGGTGGGTTTCCAGTTTATTACGCAGGTCTGTGCCAGTGTGTTTTCGCCACTGGCAGGCAAAGGCTATGACACGATGGGCTTCGCCGACACCTACATGATTATGGGCGCGCTGGTACTTTCCCTCACGCTGATTTCCGCTTTCCTTCTCACCGGTGACAAGAGCCGGACTCCCTATTCAATGGACTTTAAAAAGGGCGAAAACCTATGAAGCAGCGACTTGAACGTGCTGAGCACGCTTTGCAGGATGCGGCAAAAAAACGCGGCAACGCATTCTATCCCCTCTTTCATCTTGCGCCACCGGCTGGCTGGATGAACGACCCGAACGGGCTGATTTACCATCAGGGTGTTTACCACGCTTTCTATCAGCACCACCCGTTCAGTGAAAACTGGGGACCCATGCACTGGGGACATGCCACCAGCAAAGACATGGTGAACTGGCAGCATCAGCCGGTTGCGCTGGCACCTGGCGAAGATTACGACCGCGATGGTTGCTTTTCCGGCAGCGCAGTAGACGACAACGGCGTACTCAGTCTGATCTATACCGGTCATGTCTGGCTTAACGGCGAAGGCAATGACAGTGCGATCCGCGAAGTGCAATGTCTGGCCACCAGCGAGGACGGCATTCATTTCACCAAACAGGGTGTGATCCTCACCCCGCCGGACAACATCATGCATTTTCGTGACCCGAAAGTGTGGCGCGAGAACGGCTGCTGGTGGATGGTGATCGGCGCACGCGATAACAGCGACTGCGGACAGGTGCTGCTCTATAAAGGAACAAGCCTGCAAAGCTGGGTGCTGGATCGCGTACTGGCTAAAGCGGACAGCCATACCGGCTATATGTGGGAATGCCCGGATTTCTTCCCGCTCGGCGATGAACATATCCTGATGTGTTCCCCGCAAGGTATCAAAGCGCAGGGCGATGATTATCAGAACTTATTCCAGAGCGGCTGCCTGCGCGGGTCGTGGCAACCGGGTCAGGACTTCACAATCACAGAAGGCTTTACCGAACTGGATCACGGCCATGATTTCTACGCACCGCAGTCATTCACGGCGACCGGTGGACGGCGGATCGTCATCGCGTGGATGGATATGTGGGAATCCGTGATGCCGTCAAAAGCGGAAGGATGGGCGGGCTGTATGACATTGCCACGCGAACTGACGCTGCGTGATGGCAAAGTGCGCATGATGCCCGTGAATGAAATCGAGACGCTGCGCCGTGAACATTATCCTGTCGCACCGTGCGTGCTCGGGAATGGCGTCCGGCCTCTGGTGGAAGATGCACAAGCCGTGGAGATCATCACGCAATGGGATCTGACCGCTTCAGATGCTGAACGCTTCGGGATAAAACTCGGGGACGGCGTATCCCTTTTTGTGGATACACTGGCGCAAAGACTCTGTCTGGAAAGGGATTTCCCGATGCACGGCATCAAAGACGCCCGTAGCATCGCACTGACACCAGGGCAACGGCTGGATTTGCGCATGTTCATCGACCGTTCGTCGGTGGAGATTTTCGTCAATCAGGGAGACGCGACGTTCAGCAGCAGAATTTATCCGCAACCCGACCAGCGCGCCCTGTCCGTTTTTGCCACCAACGGTAAAGCGGCCTTAGTTCACGGTGACGTCTGGACGCTAAGCGCAGGCTGATCGTGCGGGAAGTGAATAAAGAGAAGACGTTATAAAGACTCGCGCTCCAGTACAGGGGAATCGATTTTTATCAATCCCTGATTGGGGCGCTGTTCGATCAGATGCAACACCGCCTCGCGGCCAATTTCGCGGTGAGGTAATTGAACGGTGGTCAGCGGCGGGATGAATAAATCGCCGATACCGACCATGTTGTCGTACCCCAGCACGGCAACCTGCTGCGGGATCTTAATCCCCTTCGCCAGCAAAACCTGATAAGCCAGAAAAGCAATGCGGTCATTGCCGCAAATCAGCACATCAAAGTCCGGTTTGCCATTGGGCGCAAATCTTTCCAGAATCTGTACGACGTCACGATAGTGCTCATCACCGGATTCCATATGAAACTGGCGAAGTTGTTCCGCAGGCATTCCGGCTTCGCGCCAGGCTTGCTCTGCGCCAGCCCGGCGGCGGATCCCGGCAGGAACAGATTCCGGTAAATAAAAGCACAGAGGATTCCGGTATCCCTTTTGCAAAAGCAATTTCATGGCCTGATACTGCCCGCCGAAATCGTCAGGAATGTAACCCGGAAGTGCATGATCAGGGCTGATACAGTTAGCCAGCACAAGATTTTTACCGACCAGGCGCGGCGGGATATTCACTTCACGCAGCCCCATGGTGGTGAAAATAATGCCGTCCGGGCGCTGGGAAAGAAGCTGACTGACGGCACGTTCGCTGTCAGATTCAGAGGTAATGCTGACAAGAAAACTGCTCCAGCCAAATTCACGGGCGGTGAGTTCAATAGACAGCAGCAGTTCAACGGAGAATGGCGTGGTTGCGGTGTCCAGCGCCAGCACGCCCAGCGTGGAGAGTTTGCTGCTTTTACCGCGCATTTTTCGCGCTGAGAAATCGGGCACATAGTTGAGTGCATCGATCGCTTCCCGCACCTTTGCCAGTGTTTCCGGCTTAAGTCGTTGAGGCTCGTTAATGGCGCGTGACACCGTCATCAGCGAAACTGAGGCCCGTTGGGCCACTTCTTTCAGCGAAGCCATAATTCTCCCGCTCATGATATTTCTATGTGCTGATCCTACACAAAAACAGTGCCGTTGCGCACGCAAAAAACCCTTCTAATGAGAGGTGACAACCTATTTACCTTAAAGCGCGGCAAGTTATTGTTCGGATATCCATCAAAACCTGTGATCCACTGAATACCTGAATTGAATGTGCTACATTATTGAATTAAAAATAGGGAACGAAACCGGATGGAATATTATCTTTTAGTCTTGGCAAAATTCGTACTGGGTTTTTTGATCGTCATTTCACACCTGAATTTCTCAGGGAAAACACAGCTCTCTCAGATGACACCCGTCGATTTTATCGGCAACTTTGTCCTGGGTGGCATTATCGGCGGCGTCATTTACAACGATGTGATCCCCCTGTACCAGTATATTATCGTACTTATTATCGGCGTTATGTTGATATCTTTGCTCAATGCCGTCAGCAAGCGATTTTTTATCTTTCGTTCCTTTGCAATTGGCAATCCCATTCCTATTATCAAGGACGGGAAGTTTATTATGGAAAATATTCTAAAACGAAAAAACAAGATTGATATCCTGAACGTCGCGTCCCAGTTACATGCGCAGGGCATCCACTCTTTTCAGAACCTGAAATATGCCCAAATCGAACCGGGCGGCCAGATCACCGCGGTCTGTGAAGGCGCAGACATGCCGTCGGTGATACTGATTAAAGACGGCAGAATCAGGTACTCGGAGCTGGATGCCATTCAGAAAGACGAAGAATGGCTACATGAAAAAATCACTTCACTGGGTGTTGAACAGATCGGTGACATCTTCCTCGCCGAATTCTGGCACGGAGAAATGACGCTGGTGATGTCCGACGGGAAAGTGTGCCGGTAGTGCCTGACCAGGATAATTTGAAGCGGTACTGTTCTGTGCCATGTTAACTAACCATCAGAATTGCCAGTCAATACGCAATCATCATGCAGGACAACGGCGAGCTTCCGTTCCTCGCTTTTGAGGTACAACCATACTTAAATCACCCACATTGCAGACTCCATCGCCCCTGCAATGTGGGGGGTTCTGGCCGGGTTAGAATGCATAATCTGGCACTTCAGAATTAATAGGGTATTGAGAAAAGATATAGTCTATTTTTCGACTTGTTTTGCCTTATTTGTTATATGGCGAAAGGGAATTTATATGGGATAAATGCACTAAAGGAATATCAAAAGGATTGACCCTATGTCGCTTTATGATCTTAAAACCAAAGCAAATACATTAAATGAGGCCTGGCACTCTCAAGTATTAGGCCACATTGGGGAAGCAAATCTCAAAATTTTACGAATGGATGAACGCTCAGTATCTGAAGAGGTACATGGATATGACGAGGGGTTACTGGTCATTGACGGACGTCTTGAGCTAAGTGTTAAAGGTAAAAAAATCTCTGTAAGGACGGGCGAGCTTTATGTAGCCAAAGCTGGCGTTCCACATACTGTGGAAATCGGCAGTTTTGGCACATTGTTTATCATTGATCTATCAGAAAAATAAATCGTCTCTTGCCCACAGAAACTCATAGTCTGAATCATTGGCAATGTTTCTTTCATCGGATACCGGACTGTCAGCTTCGTGCCAGAAACGGACATAACCTCACATCAAAAAGCTGGGGCGGATGCAGGACCGTAGTTGACCTATTATGTGTAAAAAATTCGATATAACGTTTTGATAGTATGCGTTTTTATAAGTCGTGCGCGGTTACAAGACTATTCATCAGAATGTATTGAGCATCTTTGCGCTTATGTTGGTCAATCAATGGCACAAGCCGTCTGAAATGCTCACTTTCACAATGCAATTCGAGAGCTTTACGATCAGGCCATTCCTCTATAAAAATGAAATGCCCCGGATCCTTTTCATCGATATACAGATCATAAGCGATGCAAAGAGGTTCCTTTTTAGTGGCCGATACTAGCTCACGGTACAAGGCCATAACCTTCTCAACACAATCAGGTTTTATAAAGTCTTCGGCAATTACTTTTAACATTACAGCCTCTAAAGATAAGAAGAATCTACACACTATGGCGTAAAGAGATGTTTTGGCAAAACTCCTTAAAATTGCACTGACCTTAATCCCCTTAATTAATAGATCGTGATGTTAGTAATGCCTTAACCAGTTGTGAGAACAATTGCGAACTTCAGCTCCTCGCTCATAGCCGCCTGTTGACACTGCCACAAGCATGTCTGTGTAAAAAGAGAAGGTGTTATAATCCAGGCATTCACTTGCCCTCATAGACGATAACGATGATGAATAAAATACTGGTAAGTGCTTGCCTGATGGGGTTCAAAGTGCGCTATGACGGAAGCGAGAAAGCACAAATGACCGATCAGTTGCAGCGCTGGCAGAAAGAGCAGCGTCTTGTGATCCATTGTCCTGAACTGGCCGCCGGACTGCCAGTTCCACGTCCTCCGGCTGAGATTGTTTCTACTGATGATCAAGACGTCATGCAGGCTCAGGTCAGAATACATGAAATGACGGGGCAGGACGTCACTGAGCACTATCAGCTTGCCGCCTGGTTGGCACTTCGTACAGCTCAGGAGTCAGGTTGTACCGCTGCGCTGTTAACCGACGGCAGTCCAACATGCGGTAGCCAATTCATCTATGACGGTTCATTTAGCGGCCAGCGTAAGTCAGGTATGGGAGTCGCAGCTTCGCTACTCGCGGAACATGGAATAGCCGTGTTTTCTGAGAAGAGGCTCGCCGATCTCATTGCCTGGATTGATGAGAAAGAACGCTGAACTTATTTTTCATTGAGATACGAAAAGAAATCAGTTTGTTGTTTATTCATGGCGTCACACCTTCTCAGGCCAATTTGTGCCACAACACAATAAAGGATCTAAGGTGTTTCCGACAAATGAACGGCCCATTAGCAGGTCAAAGGTCGCCTGTTTGTTTTCGTTCGATTTTGCAAATCTGCTCTGAGGATACTGACATGACCCCCTTTCATCAACTTACCGCCAACAGCCTGGGTGGCCAGCTTATTTCTATGGCCGACTATGCTGGCAAGCTGGTTCTGGTGGTGAATACCGCCAGCCATTGCGGCTTCACGCCACAATACGCAGGGCTTGAAACACTCTACAAGAAGTTCGCTGCCTCAGGTCTGGTGGTGCTGGGCTTCCCCTGTAACCAGTTCGGTCATCAGGAACCCGGCGGTGCCGATGAAATCGCGCAGACCTGCCACATCCACTATGGTGTGAGCTTTCCGATGTTTGAGAAAGTGGAGGTCAACGGTACCGCTACGCACCCGGTATTTCGTTACCTGAAAGACGAATTGCCCGGCGTGCTGGGTGGACGGATCAAGTGGAACTTTACTAAGTTCCTGATCGGTCGCGACGGCAAACCGCTCAAACGTTTTGCACCGCTTACCTCCCCAGAGAAAATGGAAACCCTCATTCTTGCTGCACTTGAAACCTAAATGTTCCTGAAATTCAAACCGTCCACAGACAGGATCCTCACTCTGCGTATCACCAGGGAAGTGCAATTTCTTCATCATTGGCTTTCTCACCATAATAGAGTGAAGGCAAGAAACGAGATAAGAAGGTGAACTCAGTATAACAATGTCGGATAAGTGCTAATCCCATTTCATCGGTGGGATAAGTAGGATCATCATTACTCATACCGAGAATAAAACGGCTACGCAGCACACATCCAAACGGCGTATCCCGCGCAACATGGAGCATTTGCCCATCCAATGGATCGCCTTGGCTATCCAGTTCGGCCTCTTCACCAAAACCTATCCTTGCGGCAACGATTGCCGAGACGCAATCATCAGCCATCGCCTTTCCCACAGTTTTTTCTCCGAATATTGACGCAGGATTATGGAATTTCAGACAGGCGGGAATGGGCGGAATTTCAGCTAACGATTCAACGGCACGGATGGTGGCACCGTAGTAACTTTGTCCTCGTTTCCAGTTGGCGTCCCAACCACGATGCTCAACATGGTCAACGGGATGCCACCATTTTATGTGCTGCGTTGTTTCAAAAAAGGTAAACCACCAGTCAATCATCCGTCCTTTGCAACCCTGTAAATCGGTGCGCACTGCAACCATCAGACTCCCGTCATCCAGACGTTTAATGCCTGTCTCCAGCGGCATTGGCGCGGGATCAAGCAACGCTGAATGATCAAGCCATGGTCTGGCAATATCTTGTTTTAGCATTTTACTTCTCCAGTGAAATCGGGAAATGCACTACATTTAAGAAACGAAGTTCGTTTCCTAAACATAACCGATAAAATGTCCACATGACAAGCAAAAAAGGAACTCACATGCCAGCAGCAGTCCCAAAACCACGCGGACGCCCTTCAGCCCCACAGGAAGAAGTGAAAAAGCAGATAATCGACAGCACAATGACGTTGTTATTTGATAAAGGGTATGACGCAACAACAATAGAAGCTGTTGCATCTCAAGCCGGTGTCGCCAAAAAGACGGTATATCGCTTTGCGAAGAATCGGGAAGAACTGCTCGGCCTTTCAGTGCGTAATTGGACTGATAATTATGCGCCGCTCACACAACTCGACCCAAAGGATAAGAGTGACGTTTTACCAACCTTAAGAAAATTACTGACGGCCATTTGTGGTCAGGCACTTTCAGAATCGGCAGTGAAAATGTTCCGTCTTCTCAATACGACATTTCCGGGTAAGGGAGAACTGCTCAAAAGATATAATGAAAATGGTATTGAACGGGGCCAGCAATTACTCACCGACTGGATAATTCGGCAGCAAAATCATGGGTGGTTCCCGATGCTACCCGCAGACATCAGTGCCAAAGCCATCCTCGCTATGTGCGTCGCCGAACCTTTGCGCAAAACGGCTATTGGCTTAACTCATACCTTTGAGGATGAAGCAGTTGAGGCGCATCTGGATTCTTGCATGCAATTCATTTCCTTAATAATCGATCAGGGAAGTGAATAATATGCTGTCATCTCGGTGTTGCTCGCAGAACCATTAAGCTACTTAATTTATACAGAGCAAAAACAAGTAAACGGTATAAATTTCAAAAGAATCAATACATGTGAAGAAAATAGTCTCTGGACTGTAGCAATTGCCGAGAGCGTTCTCGCGGAGCCCCAACTCGTAAAGGTTATTGCTTAGAAACATGGAGAAGCAGATTACTGTGAGTAAAGTCCGCTTCGAGCCAGAAGCGGAACTTTATATAAATTGCAGTAGGTAGAACGCAACGATATTTTCCCTTTTGCAAGCGCCCCCCGTTTTTTACTCGCTAGTTACACCTGGATTTAATCATCAAAAACAGGCTTGTTGAGTTATGCGTTTTCCCACCAATACCACTTTGAAGCTTTGGGGGTCGACATTGAGTACTGCATAGCGTATTTGCGGACAAATCAGTTCTAAGCTTCGTTTGCTACAATCAAGCTGTATTAAAGTGCGTGGGCCGGATTGGGTTTGCACCCTATTGGTCTCAGGATAGTCGCTGCAATCAAATCCTTCTTTAGTTATCTTTTCTTTCGCCGCATCCAGGCTCATTCCGATAAGATTCAGGCTCTCGACTTCTCTGGCATGCGATTTTTCAGAGACTCGGGTCAGTGAGCACCCGCTCAGTAATTGAGCGAAGAGTAAGGAGAATATAAGGATTAATATCTTTTTATTATTTGTTCTCTGCATCAGACGACCCTTTAGGTTTTATTCCGTTGAGCGATATTGTCAGATATTGCAATAAACAGAGTGAGGAGTAAAACCCAAAATCCTCCGCTTAAAACCTGCATACACTATGTTGCTGTGTTGAGCGTTTCTTTTTTCATATCTGTTAGGGTTTGTTTACCTAAATGAGTGCATTATGTCTCGGAATGAATCAGGGATACGGCAGTCCGTCTCTGACAGGAGAAGATTTCACAGGGAACTCATCCTCCTGTGCGCAGGAAAGCGAAAAACATCGTTCCCTCCGGAACAAATGCGTGGCTCCCCTTTTTACATGACGTAAAAACCGACGTTCTTCTGCTTTAAATTTCTCCCTTATAAGAAAAACCCCCTACGATTATTGTAAGTATGCGGTCAAAACATCGCTACCCGAACTGCCCGGAATGAAACGGAAGCACTCCCGTTCAAAAGACCTGACGGCGGAAAACCCGTTCGCCGTTATTGATAAGAAAGAGAAAAATATGAAGCAATATTCACGCAGAGGCGTGTTGAAGGTGATAGGCCTGGTGGGCCTGACGTCAATGGCGGGCAAGATGATCCCCCTCCCGCGCGCTAACGCCG is a window encoding:
- a CDS encoding TetR/AcrR family transcriptional regulator, with the protein product MPAAVPKPRGRPSAPQEEVKKQIIDSTMTLLFDKGYDATTIEAVASQAGVAKKTVYRFAKNREELLGLSVRNWTDNYAPLTQLDPKDKSDVLPTLRKLLTAICGQALSESAVKMFRLLNTTFPGKGELLKRYNENGIERGQQLLTDWIIRQQNHGWFPMLPADISAKAILAMCVAEPLRKTAIGLTHTFEDEAVEAHLDSCMQFISLIIDQGSE
- a CDS encoding glutathione peroxidase, whose translation is MTPFHQLTANSLGGQLISMADYAGKLVLVVNTASHCGFTPQYAGLETLYKKFAASGLVVLGFPCNQFGHQEPGGADEIAQTCHIHYGVSFPMFEKVEVNGTATHPVFRYLKDELPGVLGGRIKWNFTKFLIGRDGKPLKRFAPLTSPEKMETLILAALET
- a CDS encoding cupin domain-containing protein, which encodes MSLYDLKTKANTLNEAWHSQVLGHIGEANLKILRMDERSVSEEVHGYDEGLLVIDGRLELSVKGKKISVRTGELYVAKAGVPHTVEIGSFGTLFIIDLSEK
- a CDS encoding DUF421 domain-containing protein → MEYYLLVLAKFVLGFLIVISHLNFSGKTQLSQMTPVDFIGNFVLGGIIGGVIYNDVIPLYQYIIVLIIGVMLISLLNAVSKRFFIFRSFAIGNPIPIIKDGKFIMENILKRKNKIDILNVASQLHAQGIHSFQNLKYAQIEPGGQITAVCEGADMPSVILIKDGRIRYSELDAIQKDEEWLHEKITSLGVEQIGDIFLAEFWHGEMTLVMSDGKVCR
- a CDS encoding MFS transporter yields the protein MKNSNRSPYTLLSGLLFCFFYTWSSAFSLISLWLSQKIGLRGADTGLLFSAIALTALCAQPLYGFIQDKLGLRKNLLWAIGFLLLLSGPFFIFVFAPLLQANIFAGAVAGGLYVGATFFAGIGALESYTERVSRILGFEFGKARMWGSLGWAAATFFSGMLFNINPNLNFWMGSCSALVFLLLLWRLREVKTDALSQLEYGKPGNLRFSDATDLFRLPRFWALIVFVTGVSVYNVYDQQFPVYFSSLFSDVRNGNEMYGFLNSFQVFLEAGGMFLAPFVVNKIGAKNGLLLSGLIMALRVFGSGLAADAVTISCMKLLHAVELPILLIAMFKYITTRFDPRLSATLYLVGFQFITQVCASVFSPLAGKGYDTMGFADTYMIMGALVLSLTLISAFLLTGDKSRTPYSMDFKKGENL
- a CDS encoding DAPG hydrolase family protein, whose protein sequence is MLKQDIARPWLDHSALLDPAPMPLETGIKRLDDGSLMVAVRTDLQGCKGRMIDWWFTFFETTQHIKWWHPVDHVEHRGWDANWKRGQSYYGATIRAVESLAEIPPIPACLKFHNPASIFGEKTVGKAMADDCVSAIVAARIGFGEEAELDSQGDPLDGQMLHVARDTPFGCVLRSRFILGMSNDDPTYPTDEMGLALIRHCYTEFTFLSRFLPSLYYGEKANDEEIALPW
- a CDS encoding LacI family DNA-binding transcriptional regulator; protein product: MASLKEVAQRASVSLMTVSRAINEPQRLKPETLAKVREAIDALNYVPDFSARKMRGKSSKLSTLGVLALDTATTPFSVELLLSIELTAREFGWSSFLVSITSESDSERAVSQLLSQRPDGIIFTTMGLREVNIPPRLVGKNLVLANCISPDHALPGYIPDDFGGQYQAMKLLLQKGYRNPLCFYLPESVPAGIRRRAGAEQAWREAGMPAEQLRQFHMESGDEHYRDVVQILERFAPNGKPDFDVLICGNDRIAFLAYQVLLAKGIKIPQQVAVLGYDNMVGIGDLFIPPLTTVQLPHREIGREAVLHLIEQRPNQGLIKIDSPVLERESL
- a CDS encoding glycoside hydrolase family 32 protein; the protein is MKQRLERAEHALQDAAKKRGNAFYPLFHLAPPAGWMNDPNGLIYHQGVYHAFYQHHPFSENWGPMHWGHATSKDMVNWQHQPVALAPGEDYDRDGCFSGSAVDDNGVLSLIYTGHVWLNGEGNDSAIREVQCLATSEDGIHFTKQGVILTPPDNIMHFRDPKVWRENGCWWMVIGARDNSDCGQVLLYKGTSLQSWVLDRVLAKADSHTGYMWECPDFFPLGDEHILMCSPQGIKAQGDDYQNLFQSGCLRGSWQPGQDFTITEGFTELDHGHDFYAPQSFTATGGRRIVIAWMDMWESVMPSKAEGWAGCMTLPRELTLRDGKVRMMPVNEIETLRREHYPVAPCVLGNGVRPLVEDAQAVEIITQWDLTASDAERFGIKLGDGVSLFVDTLAQRLCLERDFPMHGIKDARSIALTPGQRLDLRMFIDRSSVEIFVNQGDATFSSRIYPQPDQRALSVFATNGKAALVHGDVWTLSAG
- a CDS encoding DUF523 domain-containing protein codes for the protein MMNKILVSACLMGFKVRYDGSEKAQMTDQLQRWQKEQRLVIHCPELAAGLPVPRPPAEIVSTDDQDVMQAQVRIHEMTGQDVTEHYQLAAWLALRTAQESGCTAALLTDGSPTCGSQFIYDGSFSGQRKSGMGVAASLLAEHGIAVFSEKRLADLIAWIDEKER
- a CDS encoding putative quinol monooxygenase yields the protein MLKVIAEDFIKPDCVEKVMALYRELVSATKKEPLCIAYDLYIDEKDPGHFIFIEEWPDRKALELHCESEHFRRLVPLIDQHKRKDAQYILMNSLVTAHDL